Below is a genomic region from Pseudomonas extremaustralis.
GGTATCCGACCTGGTGCAACGCAGGAGCAAGCTCAAGCCTGATGGCGGCGACTGGCAGTCGGTGGTGTCCAGCGATGGCAACGCTGGCTACTTCAACGTGGGCATGACCATTGCGGCATCGCCGAACCTGACCATCGTGCCGAACCTGGCGATCGGGATGACGGATGATGCGCCGGACTTTACGTTTAGCTTGAAGTTTCCGTATTACTTTTGATTGGGGTTGAGGGGCTGCTTTGCAGCCCTGCGCGGGGCAAGCCCGCTTGCCAGAGGAGGACCGCTTGAGATAGGCGGTCTGGACATAAGGAAAAGCCCCGCAACGATAAGGGTCGTTGCGGGGCTTTTCGGTTTACCCGCCCTAGCGGATCTGGTGTTTGTGCAGCAACCGGTAGAACGTCGGCCGGGAAATCCCCAGGACACGGGCCGCGACGCTCATGTTGTCGCTGTGCCGGTTGAGCACATCGCACAGCGCCTGACGCTCGGCGCGCTGCTTATAGTCTTCCAGTGTAGCCATCGGCGGCGAAATTGCCTGCACGCCTTGCAATCCCAGATCAGCGGCCTCGATCTGCCGTCCTTCGGCAAGTACCAGGCCACGACGCACGCGGTTGGCCAGCTCCCTGACATTCCCCGGCCAAGCATGCTCACCCATGGCGACCAGGGCATCGTCACTGAAGCTACGGGGGCGGCGTCCGGTTTCCTGGCTGTAGAAACGCGAGAAATGGTTGGCCAGCATCGCTATATCGCCATGGCGTTCACGCAAGGGAGCGGTGACCACCTGCAAGACATTGAGGCGGTAATACAGGTCTTCGCGAAAAGCGCCCTTCGCCACTGCGGCCTCCAGGTCGACGTGGGTCGCGGCCAATACCCGCACATCAACGGGAATCGGCTGGCTACCCCCCACGCGCTCGATCTGTTTCTCCTGTAGGAAACGCAGCAGATTGGCTTGCAGCTCCATCGGCAAATCACCGATTTCATCCAGGAACAGCGTTCCGCCATTGGCTGCCTCGATACGCCCGATCTTGCGCTGATGGGCGCCGGTGAATGCGCCCTTCTCGTGGCCGAACAGCTCCGATTGGATCAAGTGTTCAGGGATCGCTCCGCAGTTGATCGCCACAAACGGCTTGGCATGGCGCTGGGATTGACGGTGCAGGGTCTTGGCCACCAGCTCTTTACCGGTGCCGCTGTCGCCCCGGATCAACACCGGGGATTCGGTGGGCGCCAATTTGGACAACAGTTTGCGCAATTCGCGAATCGGCCGACTGTCACCCAGCAATTCATGCTCCGGTTCATCCACCTGCGTGTAGCCCTTGCCCCGCAGGCGCGCCATGCCGAACGCACGGCCCAGGGTGACCTGCACGCGGGCGACATCGAACGGCAAGGTATGGAAGTCGAAGAACCATTCGCAGACAAAATCACCCACGTTCTGCAAACGCAGTACGTCCTGGCTGAGTACCGCAATCCACTCGGTGCCGCTGCGGCCGATCAGCTCTTTGACCGCTTCGGGGCGCTCAAGGTGGTAGGGCTGCAAACGCAGCAGGCCAACGTCGCAGGAGCGGTCCCCCACGGACTCCAGCGCACAGCTGTCGACCTCCCAGCCGGCGGCGCGCAGGCCGGGCAATAACGCGTAGCAGTCGTCACAGGGGTCGACCACAAGCAAGCGGCGCGGCGCAGGTGTAACACTCATGACTATTCCTTGGCGTCAAAATTGCTGGGTTTATTAGCGACAAAGTTATTTAGAAACAAGGGTTTGTGACGCCTGATCTTTACACTAGCAAGGTCTTGACGCGGTGCTTGTACCGTTTAGCTATAAGTACGGGCAAAACTCACCCATTGATGTTTTCGGCGAAAAGTTACGCACCACTGAAACTTTCATTCGGCTTTCAAAACAGCCGCTTACATGATCCCTATCAGGGAAAGTTAAAATTTCTCGCACTAACATGTGACCCGTACCCGGTCATCGTGCATCAGTACAAGTAACCCGCCGCACGGTCAGCCCAACCGCCGGCAATCACCTGAATGGGCAATGAGAGAGAAGACCCGCATGAACGCTCCGCTCCGCATCAACGAAGCTCTTTTGATCGCAGACCGTGCTTTCCAGCCCTTTCAGTGTGTGGCCTGGCAAGATGGCAATGGCGCTCTCAGCCTGAGCGTCATCGACCGCACCAATAACCGTATTGGCAGTAAACAATTGTCGTCGAGCACTTATACCGATCCGGCGCAATTGGAAAACTTGCTCTTGCAAGCCCGCGCTGAACTCGACAAACATGGCTACCAGTTGCAATCCTGGGCCATGCCGAAGTAATTCAAGGCTGTAACCTGCGCTCATTGCCCGACAATAAAACAATGAGCGCAGGTTCAGCGTTAGAGCGAACGTTTATTATCGCCCCGCAAGAATAAACCGCTCGAAGGCCTCCGCGGCGCCCTCTTCGATATTACTGCCGGTCACTACATTGGCCCGACGCTTGACCGCCTCTTCCGCCTGCCCCATGGCAATCGACAACCCGGCCACCTCGAACATCGCCGGATCATTGCCACCATCGCCAATCGCCACGGTCTGTTCCAACGCAACCCCGAGATGAGCCGCCAGGGTCTTCAAGGCTTCGCCCTTGTTGGCCAGCATCGCCGTCACGTCCAGATACACCGGTTGCGAACGAGACACCTGGGCCAATCCATGGACCCTGGGCTGTAACTGCGCTTCCAGTTGCACCAGCAACTGCGCGTTGTTGCTGGCGGCAACGATTTTGTCGACCCGATCCAGGAACGGCTCAAAACTCTCCACCACCCGCGGCCCATAACCCAACCCATGGGCTTCGCGCGGCTCCATTGGGCCAGGCGCATCACGACGCAACCAGTCGCCGTCGGCAAATACCCACACTTCCACATCCGGCTCGGCCGAGAACAGCGCCAGCGTCACCAGTGCGGCGTCAGCCGGCAGATAGTGGGCAACCAGAATGCTG
It encodes:
- a CDS encoding HAD family hydrolase, with the translated sequence MSDAAIHPIRFILSDVDGTLLHPDHSLGQRTADAVRALREAGVLFSLASGRPPRAMRHLIETFDIDIPLAAFNGGTLFNPDGSILVAHYLPADAALVTLALFSAEPDVEVWVFADGDWLRRDAPGPMEPREAHGLGYGPRVVESFEPFLDRVDKIVAASNNAQLLVQLEAQLQPRVHGLAQVSRSQPVYLDVTAMLANKGEALKTLAAHLGVALEQTVAIGDGGNDPAMFEVAGLSIAMGQAEEAVKRRANVVTGSNIEEGAAEAFERFILAGR
- a CDS encoding sigma-54 dependent transcriptional regulator, whose product is MSVTPAPRRLLVVDPCDDCYALLPGLRAAGWEVDSCALESVGDRSCDVGLLRLQPYHLERPEAVKELIGRSGTEWIAVLSQDVLRLQNVGDFVCEWFFDFHTLPFDVARVQVTLGRAFGMARLRGKGYTQVDEPEHELLGDSRPIRELRKLLSKLAPTESPVLIRGDSGTGKELVAKTLHRQSQRHAKPFVAINCGAIPEHLIQSELFGHEKGAFTGAHQRKIGRIEAANGGTLFLDEIGDLPMELQANLLRFLQEKQIERVGGSQPIPVDVRVLAATHVDLEAAVAKGAFREDLYYRLNVLQVVTAPLRERHGDIAMLANHFSRFYSQETGRRPRSFSDDALVAMGEHAWPGNVRELANRVRRGLVLAEGRQIEAADLGLQGVQAISPPMATLEDYKQRAERQALCDVLNRHSDNMSVAARVLGISRPTFYRLLHKHQIR